A window from Citrus sinensis cultivar Valencia sweet orange chromosome 5, DVS_A1.0, whole genome shotgun sequence encodes these proteins:
- the LOC127902627 gene encoding disease resistance protein At4g27190-like, with translation MAEIILDIVAEVVKCLAPPAYRQIGNFRDSEYTSILQNLKTEVENLKSERVNTERKVDEAERKGEEIEENVENWLARANNVIEDADEFTNDEATANKHCFKGLCPNLKTRCQLSKEAVRLMEAIVKVREAGRFDNISYSIIPEDNLLMPNKDYEAFESRMSILNEITDALKNGDVNTLGIYGIGGIGKTTLAKEVARRAENDKLFDQVVFSEVSESQDIRKIQREIADKLGLKFDEESESGRARRLHDRLKKEKRILVILDNIWGNLDLKAAGIPHGDDHRGCKVLLTARTLDTLSRKMDSQKNFSVSFLKEEEAWSLFKKMAGDYVEGNELKEVARDVAKECAGLPVAIVTVATALRDNNSLFDWKDALEQLRRPSSTNLMNVQPTAYKAIKLSYDKLAGEELKNIFLLIGYTAIASIDDLLMYGMGMGLFQGVNKMQVARARAHALVHKLKACCMLLDHISQKKGLFSMHDVVRDVAISIASTEQNVFSATEEQVSGCREWSDESAIKLYTSIVLHDVKTNLLPEAVECPQLELLYIRADKESSSLTIPNKFFERMIQVRVINLSYMNLLSLPSSLGLLSNLQTLSLYNCKLLDITVIRDLKKLEVLCLRGSDIKRLPVEVGELTLLRLLDLRDCRELEIIPPNVLSKLSHLEELYMGPRSFDKWEVEVEGVKNASLHELKHLISLELQIQDVNTLPRGLFLEKLERYKILIGGVWGWEYADIWCREFKIDLDSKIRLKDGLILKLQGIEDLWLSDLEERDVNYFVNELDKVGPSQLKHLYIRGSHLTLNPAESKV, from the coding sequence ATGGCAGAAATCATTCTCGATATTGTTGCAGAAGTTGTAAAGTGCTTGGCTCCTCCTGCATATCGCCAAATTGGCAATTTTCGTGACAGTGAGTACACTAGCATCTTACAGAATCTCAAGACTGAAGTTGAGAATCTGAAGTCTGAGAGGGTGAATACAGAGCGTAAGGTTGATGAGGCTGAAAGAAAAGGGGAAGAGATTGAAGAGAACGTTGAGAATTGGCTTGCAAGGGCCAACAATGTCATTGAAGATGCAGATGAATTTACAAACGATGAAGCCACTGCAAATAAGCATTGTTTCAAGGGGTTGTGTCCTAATTTGAAGACCCGCTGTCAACTTAGCAAGGAAGCAGTGAGGCTGATGGAGGCTATTGTCAAAGTCCGGGAAGCTGGAAGATTTGATAATATTTCTTACAGTATCATTCCGGAGGATAACTTGCTTATGCCTAACAAAGACTACGAGGCCTTTGAATCAAGAATGTCCATTCTGAATGAAATAACTGATGCACTAAAAAATGGGGATGTTAACACGCTCGGGATTTATGGAATCGGCGGCATCGGAAAGACGACGCTAGCTAAAGAAGTTGCTAGGAGAGCAGAGAATGACAAGCTCTTCGATCAGGTGGTTTTTTCTGAGGTGTCTGAGAGTCAAGACATAAGAAAGATCCAAAGAGAAATCGCTGATAAATTAGGTCTCAAATTTGATGAGGAGAGTGAATCGGGTCGGGCAAGAAGGCTTCATGATCGactgaagaaagagaagaggaTCCTTGTAATATTGGATAATATTTGGGGAAATCTTGATTTGAAGGCGGCGGGAATTCCTCATGGAGATGATCACAGGGGATGTAAAGTGCTGTTGACGGCAAGAACTCTAGATACATTGTCAAGGAAGATGGattctcaaaaaaatttctcagttagctttttaaaagaagaagaagcttggAGTCTATTCAAGAAGATGGCAGGTGATTATGTTGAAGGTAATGAATTGAAAGAGGTAGCAAGGGATGTGGCAAAGGAATGTGCAGGTTTGCCTGTTGCCATTGTGACTGTAGCAACGGCACTAAGGGACAATAATAGCTTATTTGATTGGAAGGATGCATTGGAACAGCTAAGAAGGCCTTCCTCAACGAATCTTATGAACGTACAGCCAACTGCATATAAAGCCATAAAGTTGAGTTACGACAAATTGGCTGGGGAGGAGCTCAAGAACATCTTTTTGCTAATAGGATATACAGCAATAGCATCCATTGATGATTTGTTAATGTATGGTATGGGAATGGGTTTATTTCAAGGTGTGAATAAGATGCAAGTAGCACGAGCTCGAGCACACGCATTGGTGCACAAACTCAAAGCTTGTTGCATGTTGCTCGACCATATAAGCCAGAAGAAAGGGTTGTTTTCCATGCATGACGTCGTTCGCGATGTTGCCATTTCAATTGCATCTACTGAACAAAATGTTTTTTCGGCGACAGAAGAGCAGGTTAGTGGTTGCAGGGAATGGTCGGACGAAAGTGCAATAAAGCTATACACTTCAATAGTCTTACATGATGTCAAGACTAATTTGCTTCCTGAAGCAGTGGAATGTCCTCAACTCGAACTTCTTTATATACGTGCTGATAAGGAATCTTCATCATTAACAATTCCAAACAAATTTTTCGAGAGGATGATACAGGTCAGAGTTATAAACTTGAGTTACATGAATCTACTGTCACTGCCTTCATCACTTGGTCTCCTGTCAAACCTTCAAACCCTGAGTTTGTATAATTGCAAATTGCTTGATATAACTGTTATTAGAGACTTGAAGAAACTAGAGGTTCTTTGCCTACGAGGTTCTGATATTAAGAGGTTGCCTGTAGAAGTAGGTGAATTGACTTTGCTAAGGTTGCTTGATCTGAGAGATTGTAGGGAACTAGAAATTATCCCACCAAACGTTTTATCAAAGTTATCCCATTTAGAAGAACTATATATGGGTCCTAGAAGCTTTGACAAATGGGAGGTGGAGGTGGAAGGGGTCAAGAATGCTAGCCTACATGAGTTGAAGCATTTGATCTCTTTAGAATTACAAATCCAAGATGTCAACACTCTTCCGAGAGGCTTGTTCTTGGAGAAGCTGGAAAGGTACAAAATACTTATTGGAGGTGTTTGGGGATGGGAGTACGCCGACATCTGGTGTAGAGAATTCAAAATCGATCTGGATTCCAAGATTCGGTTGAAGGATGGGCTGATCCTGAAACTGCAGGGAATTGAAGATCTTTGGTTATCTGATTTGGAAGAGCGAGATGTCAATTATTTCGTTAATGAATTAGACAAAGTGGGTCCTTCACAACTCAAGCATCTCTATATCAGGGGTTCCCACCTCACCCTCAATCCGGCAGAGTCAAAGGTATGA